In Camelus ferus isolate YT-003-E chromosome 10, BCGSAC_Cfer_1.0, whole genome shotgun sequence, the following proteins share a genomic window:
- the MRPL17 gene encoding 39S ribosomal protein L17, mitochondrial gives MRLSVAAAISHGRVFRRLGLGPESRIHLLQNLLTALVRHERIEASWARVDELRGYAEKLIDYGKLGDTNERAMRMADFWLTEKDLIPKLFQVLAPRYQGQNGGYTRMLQIPNRSQQDRAKMAVIEYKGNCLPPLPLPRRDSNLTLLNQLLQGLQQDQEASTHTTQTQGI, from the exons ATGCGGCTGTCGGTCGCCGCCGCCATCTCCCACGGCCGCGTATTCCGCCGCCTGGGCCTTGGTCCCGAGTCCCGCATCCACCTGTTGCAGAACTTGCTTACGGCACTGGTGCGACACGAACGCATCGAGGCGTCATGGGCGCGCGTGGACGAGCTGAGGGGCTACGCCGAGAAG CTCATCGACTATGGGAAGCTGGGAGACACCAACGAACGAGCCATGCGCATGGCTGACTTCTGGCTCACG GAGAAAGACTTGATCCCAAAGCTGTTTCAAGTACTGGCCCCTCGGTACCAAGGTCAGAATGGGGGCTACACAAGAATGCTGCAGATCCCAAATCGGAGTCAGCAGGATCGGGCCAAAATGGCAGTGATTGAGTATAAAGGGAACTGtctgccacccctgcccctgcctcgcAGAGACAGCAACCTTACACTCCTAAACCAGCTGCTTCAGGGACTGCAGCAGGACCAGGAAGCAAGCACCCACACAACTCAAACACAGGGGATTTAA